Part of the Arachis hypogaea cultivar Tifrunner chromosome 6, arahy.Tifrunner.gnm2.J5K5, whole genome shotgun sequence genome, TAAAGTACTTTGTGAAGGTTATATCATGTTTGGTTAGTTTTGTACACAGGATTAAATTTATTTGGGTATGCCATGGGTTATGATCTTCTATGGTTACTCTTGTTAGCGAATCAATCTTTTATGGGTACTTTTGATGGTTTAGtcactttttttatttagtttgattCTGTGATTGAATAAATTTGAAGTTTGACATTTGTCTCTGGTGTGGTTGGCGAACAGCCTCCATTGCGGCATACTTCATCACCGCTGACAAAACTATCTTGGAATGCGCAAGAAGAAATGCTCAGCTTGAAGATTCGTTAAGAAACACCAGACAATGACAATGCTACTTGCGATAAAGGATGAGCAGGCCTACTGCGAAGTTTCGAATCTACTGCTGTGCTTCTAATGTGTTGGAAGTTATATTTCTCAAATAAAGTTTAATGTATTGTGCAATAGACTGAATAGAGTAGTATAGCGGAATCGCATATCCCTTTCTTTGGCTTCAGAAACATACAATTTTTAAGAACGTAGAGTTGATGACTCATTTTGGTGGTAGCTTTGGTTGCCATTTCTACTCGGAAAAATGTTGTATTGTGTTTTACATAAAGAAAAATTCTTATTTCCTCTCTGGTATAAATCAATTTCTTATTTATATATGAAATAATGCCTCTTTCATTATTCCCACAACCATTATGGTGTATAATTTACCAGGAAACTATCGTATCGCCTTGAGTATCTAAAGAAACTTTGTTAGCGATGCATGTTTGTATCTCTATATATTTCCTAATTTTAGTGTAGTGAGTGCATGTAAGttaaagaattaattaattgattctaGTGTAGTTGAGCTTTTCAATGCAATGCTTTCTTaggagaaaaaatttaaaatttctattagTGGTAATCTTAACCGATATCCTAATAATACTTGTTACCAAAAACCTTAAATTAACAGGGATTTCAGTATCAATGAACAATCGCAATTACAATTACgataaacttagaaaagataaattaaatagatACATTGATTGTGGCTAAACTTTTGATAATGGGTACATTCATAAAATTTGACAATAGTCTATATTGCCCTTAGGGCCTTTCACTACAAATTTCAACAATCCACCTAAATTATTTATCATGCCAAATGCATATAGCCCTAAACAAAACTCATCAATATGCTACAATTACAGCATGTGATTCCTTTCTTTAATAGATATTGTGAAAGAGAAAGCACAATTGACATGACATGCCTCTTGAGGCATAAAACCTTTGTTATACTCAAAGGAATGAatagttataaaaaattaaaaattcttccAATGATTAATACAAATAAAATGGTACAATTTCTTCATCTCTaaccttttccttttaattggtgaCTATGTTGTAGACTCTTCTATTCTAGTATTGGTATAAAATGCCTAATACAGTTTCCAGCATCTCAGAATGCATACCGGTAGATAGCGTCTGCTACCCCATCTTCATCATTGCTGCAACCAATTATGTTGGCCACAGCTTTCGTCTTCTCTGCTCCATTGCTGAGTGCAATGCCTACGGAAGCTAACTCGAGCATCTCGACATCATTTTCTCCATCACCAATAGCCATTATCTACATTTGTATAATTTGGAGTTCAGAAAAGCTAAGATGAAGGTCAATATTGCCACATTGTAAtctattagaatttagaaatatAATAGTATTGACACCTCAAATCAGCAGTTGTACTATTTTGCCCCAAAAGTTATTAAACTCATAAATTTTTACGACAATTTTATGAGTAATCTTCTAGAGAACTATTGACTCCATGAGCATGATTCAAGTTCGCCAAAATTGTTCGACTTTAAGGGAAAGTCGAGTTTGACTACATTGATTGCCATGTTTACCAAACAGAAAAGTTAATAACTTCATAGTTTAGGGGGCTCCATACATGATACTTTATGTCCATAACGATGTTATGACCATCTTCTCTCCAAAGCacaataaactaataaaaataaagaacgaCAGTTATATGCAGCAGCATGTGCAGTGTGCAGAAATAAGTTTGATTAGCAAAACTGTAAGCATTGTCATTCAGCTGCCTATACTATATTAGTTCTGGACTTCTGATAGTATCACTAATATCATATGTCTTTGTCTCTCCTAAACAATGACAAGAATGCTTTTGACATATAGATATTTGTGGTACCTCCTTAGGAGTCACCCCAAGATGATCTAGCAAAATTTTCACCCCATTCCCTTTGGATGTTCCTAATGGAACAATCTCCAGCATATCTGGCACAGCTTGAACAACAGTTGCACGATCTTTTGTTGCCTCTGACCAGTATGGCCGTATAGTACTAGCCACACTCTTCGCAGTGTCCAAGAAAATCATTTTCTGTAGAAACAAAAATAAGCTTTAGCAACGTACAAATGCGTCTGCACGCTTCCATGCATGTGTGCTTGTGTGTGTCTGCAGGTGTATTAATGAATTACAAACTTTTCTATTCAGAATCCATGCACATGGTGATCAGACACTGAAACAAGGGAGTAGGGATGTATCCTAGTGGATACCTGTATGTCAGCGGAAGCCAGAAGATGTTCGATGGAAGGCATGATCTCAGCCTGCAAAGATTTTTTGCCTAAGACACAAAGTGATGGGAACATTTAATGAAAGGGATCATACAGGATTCTGAAAATGAGGTACCTTTGGTTCATGGTATGTTGTATGCAGTGAATCAACAAGTGGGTCATGAAAAAGGGTGAGGCAGCGGCCTTCACAGAATGCAATAAGTGGAATCTTATTCTCCAATGAGTAAAGACATGCCTGCAAGATAAAGGGGccaattatttcatgcatacaACACCAAGAATTTTCCAGCAACGCAAATAAATATTTTAGCTAATTTTAGATTTGAAACTTGAAGCCATCAACTATAAAAAATCTTAAGTATCTTCAGGGTCCTAGAATAACATACATATGTAACATGCTTGATGCGGGTAACAAAAATACACATTCAAGTGGAAGATAAATTACCTCTCGACAAACGCTCAGATCTAAGTTGCTCCTAAATATTTCCTTCCCTTGTCTACCATAAACAAGCAACCCCTGGAATCATTGGTGCAAGGAATTTTAAGGAACAAAATATGCCCACAATTCAAGACAAACTACAATCTAAAATGAAGAAACTATGGAAGAATGAAAACCACATACAAACTAAAATTCAAACATTTCATACTGTTTGTCAGTTATTCAACTAAATATGAggttaaattaatcaaataattgATTTGCATATTATATAGTTAACTACATAACCTTGTAGTTCCTGTCATGCTTGTAACACctataatagaagaagaaaaaaagaatcaATGATACACATTCGGTGGCTGAAACTTTTTCTCCACCAGATGCAGTGCATTATCATGACCATATGGGCTTTGTTAACATGTTCACCACTGGGTCGATGAAAACAGAGGGAATAGAATGAAAGGGGAAGGAAAGTGGACAGATTCCCACATTcagatcttttttcttttttcagaaaATATGGATGGAATGGAATTGAAGGGGCCAAAATAGATTCTTTCTCATGTTATATATCAAAttctttataaataatttatttataaaactcACTAGTTTATCTCTATGACTACACCTAAAATTGAATAACATTTAGGAGACCATAATTCTTGCACCTCTAATAACTAACATTTGGGAGAGAAGCCCTGAGTAGGGTTAGGTGCATTGTGTCTACTTGGTGAAAGGTGCGTTTTCTGAGGTGTATATCTATCAAAGATGTTGAGATTGGAAAGTATTTCTCTTTGGatggtttttatttttctaatcctAATCTTTTGTATCAAGAATCTTTGGTCCACCATGCTTGCTGTAATATCCTCCTTGTTGATATAATATCTCTTTTATCGGGGAACAAAAAAGGGAATAAGAATACTATGTCATACAAGGGTAACAAAGAGggtaaagaaaatagaaaaataaaataaaaaaatgagtggAGTCTAACTCAACCACAAAATCCAGTCCATTAAAAAGGGGTTTTCTAAGTACTTATAAAGGCAGCCATCACTCTAGCCAATCAGAACATCTGTGTCTCTACTGTTCTCATGCCTAACAATGAACTCTGTGAAATTTGTAAAAGTAGACATTTAATGGTGGCCAAATATAATGTGTAGCATAGTCTTTTATACTATCTCGGAGTTGAGTGAGACTTAAAACGAAACTAAACTAAACCCAAAAGTTACCTCTATGGAATAGGGCTGTCCATAGAAATTGACTGCAATGGAGTGACGATTTCTCTCTTATCCATCCTTGAATATCAAGTAAGATTGAATTATCATAACTATATACAGTTTCCACCAAAAAACATAAATAGGTAACTAGATACAGTAATAATATGCAGTAAACTTTGTCGGATTATTTTATGGCAGCTTTTACATGCCCTACTCCTGTATACAAAATTCTTACACACACAAGAGTTCAAAATACTGAATCATGCTTTCAACCACACATATGGACTTCCTTCCCAAACCAAGCAATATAATTATCAAAAGGGGATATAGAAGTAACCTGTAAGAAAACCCCAGGAGAAAATTCTGAAACAATCCCATCTTTTCCAGCTAAATCCACCATCTTAAAAACATCTATCACAGCTGGACGAGCCTATTTACCAAATGTCCCAAAATAATGATGAGAAGATTATTAAACCATCTCCATAACGTCTATATTAGAAAGTAAATCATTCTAACCCAATACCCTAAGAAACCATTGATCAATTTCATCTTACTTTTCCAGTAGCTATCACAATTTTCACACCCCTTGAAGTGGCCTCTCTCAAGGCCTGGGCAGTTGCAGGACTGATTTGACTTTTGCTGTTAAGCAGTGTTCCTTAATGTGAAATAGGAATATATTAAAGCCAAGAAAAATGATGAGAAATATGAAATAAGTATGTTTGCTTATGATCTTACCATCCATATCGCAGAAGATATAGCTGAACTTTGGTTTGTAAAATCTAAGACTGCCATCTTTCTTCCTGTCTTTTGACAGTTGATCTGTAAGATTATTTCCCCACATACTTTTATATATGCAAATGACACTTTTTTGGATTAGAGGGAAgcatataaaacaaataaataaatagaagttgAGAAATGCTGAAAGTACTATTAAGATAGTACAATTACCATCAGAACTGTGATGGTGAGAAGTTGAATTTATTTCAGCTTCATGTGTGCTCTTTATTAGCCCTTTTCCTTTCCATCCAAGACTCTTTAAAAGAAGCTCCTCCTCTTTCTCCATTTCTACTTCAGCCTCTTCACTTAATTCATGATCAAATCCCAAAAGATGTAACAAGCCATGAACCTGAAAAGTTATTTAATCACTATTCTCAAGTCACTGATCAGCTTATACACATCATACCAGcttatttaatttcctttttttccctttcaatttcactaaaaaataaaaatgtagacATCATGTTTGTCTTTTCCATTTTGATTTGATATGAAACTGAGCTGCCATTTCTGAAAATACTGAAAACCACAAATTCTCAGTTTTTGCATCTTACTTTTGACTGTTGCCATCTTTTAAATTCTAACCAAATCTCAAATGTTTTTTTTTCCCATGCTTTTTATTTATACCGATTTCCTTCTCGCTGTACAGCTAAAATAGTAGAACCCAGTTGTTGAAGAACACTGGGAACTTGGTCATGATTTTTTCTTGCTTGAATTTAAGACCAGGGAGGGtatgaatcaaatgaaaaaacATGGCAGAAACACAAATGGAAGAAAATTAAATGAGATATTTTTCATGAAACCAAGTAATATCATCAAACCAAACCAACCATGAGGATACGGATCTCATCAACAAGAGTGTGCCCTCTTTCCTCTGCTTGTCTTGCAGCTGTCTCAACAGAAATTACAATATCACCCAACATTAGCTGCAAATATCACAATTATCAAGCACTTAGCATTCCGGGTCAGTTGTACAACTTTTATTAATTGGCATCAACACTGTCACTATTTGTAATCAGCTAGAGAATGCAGTTCTTACAATTGGCAGCTTAAGACCAGGAATATGTTGCGACATTGATAGAACATCAGTAGCATGATCCTCATCTCTCCATTCCTTATTAAGTTTTCGAATAAACTCATCATTGCAAAGAAGCAATGATAATTCTACGCTTTCAAACCCGCCAACATCATCTATAGCAGCATCTCTAGTTTTATACCGTGAATCTTTCAAACCATCAAATGCAAGCTTCATTGCCATTGGAGCATTCAGACGAAGCAGTTCCGCAATGCTCTGCACTCAGATAAAACATTTGCACAGGATTTCAATCAACCACAGAAATAACTAACCTACTTCAAGGCATcacattattaattttttttcttatcttgtttttatattttttcatgtCAATACTCTCTGCTCAACATCATACAATCTCCTTATTTCTTGGAATTGCAAAAGTAGAGTGCAACAATTTAGCTCATCAAAATAGAAACCCAAAAACTTACGTGTACCAGTCACATTAGTAGGTAACTTTCAGCAAGTGAAGTTGTAATTCATGAGGGACATGCAAATAGTTTTTATTTAGAGTTTGATTTCTATGCTATGTCAATTTAAAATTCTCTTCCATTGTCGTCCAATCAATGATGTCACTGAGACAAAAGCAGTCAAGTTTCCACAGCCAGCTATCTTAAAATTAAACCACTCTTATCTATGCTAACAACACTTGAATGGAGGCCAGTGTGCAAAGAAATTAAACTCATTTgcctcattttttttttcttcaagacACTGCCACTAAGAGTGTGTTTGATTCGAGCCAAAAGATCACATTTTTAAACAGAAAAGTAATTTTTCAATTCACAAAATTACATTTCCTTTTCAAACTCCAAAGCAATAGCaccctaaataaataaattttctgaaaaacataaaaatttgagTATTCAGTACCAAGACTTCAGGATCATCAGGCAAATCTTCTTCGATGCAAATGTCAACGCAGAGTTCTAACTCCTTTGGTTTCGCTTTCGCCTTCGGCGCTCGCCTCCTCAGCTTCCGATACTCCCTCTGCCCCGCGCGAACCGCGCCAACCAATCCTAACCGCTTCTTCTTGGCTTCGTTTCTTTCGCACAGAGCGTGGAACCCACGAGCAAACAGCGAAGAGCATTTCGAAGGCAGAGAAAGGGAAGAACGCCGAGAGTTAGAGGGAGTAGCGAAACGGGAATAAtgcgaagaggaagaagaggtatAATGGCATTGGGTGGAGCACGTGATGGCACGTGGCATGATTCTTTGTAGATGAGATTGAGAGTGAGGGCGGAGAAGCAGTTGAGAGAAGCGGGGAAGCATGTCATGAACAAGGTAAGGTATGGTTCGTAGGTAACGTTGAGTACGTGACACTCACCCCGGACGCCAATATCCTTTTGATGACCTTCAGGGTACCTAGAGGAATTCAGAACAAGTTTGGGGGCGGGATTGTAAATATAAGTTTTTTGCATAAAACCCTAATTTACTCGTAGTCAGAGGTGATTTACAAAAtgagaaagtatgaggagccaatgaatTTAGTGTATAATGTGTACACTTTACAATAagagtaaaattgaaattaacatcaaatgataaataaataattaatttttaataattaccaatttgaaattcaaaataaataaggCGCGTACGCATGACGTGCtgcaatttataaaaaatattggaagcgatttttgggctgctttTGATCCAATTTTAAGTCCGAAAGtactgattagaggctgcagagtagaGTTAGAAGGAAAATTCAATGAATCATTCAATTTTCATTCATAcaattttttaggttttagatgtaggtttttAGAGAGAGACCTCTCTCTCTAAGTTTTATGgtctcttttaattttaattcttctcaaattcagatttctactttgctttaatttagtttttcttctacttttatttgttctagtactttagttcatctatttttcttgttgatttctctattttttcaatttagtttatgaactcttcatgttatattcaattttcttttaatgcaatttgaggtattttatgtttattgctcTTTCTTCATTTATTGCTATTGATTCCTTACAATTGTTggtcttagattttacattctcttattacttttcaatacttttattttgtaccttccaagtgtttgataaaatgtttgggtgGATTTTAAATTCgatttttgtattcttagcttggattAAGTATTTAGagattcttgagttatcaaaagtcttttgttgaatGGTAATTGGAGATTGCCGATTAGCTTTAACTTCACGaaagctagtctctcactatgaattgactaggacttgtgaactcaagttgattgtatgcacttgacattcctccattggttagaggttaactaagtggaggcaatttacatttaccatcacaattgacaacgATAATGAGGATAAGAATTCTAAGTTTCTTCCCTTGCTAAGAACttacttagttattagtttatttttttgtcatttacattctttgttcaatatttaaaaaccccaaaaaatactttttcataacTAATAGTAACATACTTctctgcaattctttgagagacgacccgagatttgaatacttcggttaattttattgggtttgtatttgtgataaacaatctaaacgttgattgaggtttaattgtcggtttagaattacacttgcaacgcgatatttttgtgaaaatatttaccgacatttttcttcCGTCAAATTTTTGACGTGCGCACCACCAGCACCGTTACGCACGTCGTTCCTACAGTCCCACATCGCGCTAGTCGTGCAGCCTCTCCCTCATGTCGGTGGTTTCTCCCTCTCAACGTCGTCATTTGCGACGTATAGGGGACACACAAGTGTGTTGTTTTCATACGTCCGTCACACCTCGCAAGATCGTAAATGAAGACTCTCCTTTCGCACACGTTGTGTCCG contains:
- the LOC112755558 gene encoding endoribonuclease YBEY, chloroplastic isoform X2, which produces MLPRFSQLLLRPHSQSHLQRIMPRAITCSTQCHYTSSSSSHYSRFATPSNSRRSSLSLPSKCSSLFARGFHALCERNEAKKKRLGLVGAVRAGQREYRKLRRRAPKAKAKPKELELCVDICIEEDLPDDPEVLSIAELLRLNAPMAMKLAFDGLKDSRYKTRDAAIDDVGGFESVELSLLLCNDEFIRKLNKEWRDEDHATDVLSMSQHIPGLKLPILMLGDIVISVETAARQAEERGHTLVDEIRILMVHGLLHLLGFDHELSEEAEVEMEKEEELLLKSLGWKGKGLIKSTHEAEINSTSHHHSSDDRKKDGSLRFYKPKFSYIFCDMDGTLLNSKSQISPATAQALREATSRGVKIVIATGKARPAVIDVFKMVDLAGKDGIVSEFSPGVFLQGLLVYGRQGKEIFRSNLDLSVCREACLYSLENKIPLIAFCEGRCLTLFHDPLVDSLHTTYHEPKAEIMPSIEHLLASADIQKMIFLDTAKSVASTIRPYWSEATKDRATVVQAVPDMLEIVPLGTSKGNGVKILLDHLGVTPKEIMAIGDGENDVEMLELASVGIALSNGAEKTKAVANIIGCSNDEDGVADAIYRYAF
- the LOC112755558 gene encoding endoribonuclease YBEY, chloroplastic isoform X1; translation: MLPRFSQLLLRPHSQSHLQRIMPRAITCSTQCHYTSSSSSHYSRFATPSNSRRSSLSLPSKCSSLFARGFHALCERNEAKKKRLGLVGAVRAGQREYRKLRRRAPKAKAKPKELELCVDICIEEDLPDDPEVLSIAELLRLNAPMAMKLAFDGLKDSRYKTRDAAIDDVGGFESVELSLLLCNDEFIRKLNKEWRDEDHATDVLSMSQHIPGLKLPILMLGDIVISVETAARQAEERGHTLVDEIRILMVHGLLHLLGFDHELSEEAEVEMEKEEELLLKSLGWKGKGLIKSTHEAEINSTSHHHSSDDQLSKDRKKDGSLRFYKPKFSYIFCDMDGTLLNSKSQISPATAQALREATSRGVKIVIATGKARPAVIDVFKMVDLAGKDGIVSEFSPGVFLQGLLVYGRQGKEIFRSNLDLSVCREACLYSLENKIPLIAFCEGRCLTLFHDPLVDSLHTTYHEPKAEIMPSIEHLLASADIQKMIFLDTAKSVASTIRPYWSEATKDRATVVQAVPDMLEIVPLGTSKGNGVKILLDHLGVTPKEIMAIGDGENDVEMLELASVGIALSNGAEKTKAVANIIGCSNDEDGVADAIYRYAF